In one Novipirellula galeiformis genomic region, the following are encoded:
- a CDS encoding heparan-alpha-glucosaminide N-acetyltransferase domain-containing protein, giving the protein MTASMDSSSAIAEKTVGGKRILSLDQFRGYTVVGMLLVNFLASFSVSPTVLKHHHDYCSYADTIMPQFLFAVGFAFRLTFGRRVQRDGAVAANLRMVRRLLGLMLVSVVIYNVSPPASTWSELVALGPSGILPELLKRSWFQTLMHIAVTTLWILPVIAASTKVRILWVLGSAALHVLLSYWFNYEWVNTSPNGIDGGPLAFLTWSVPTMMGTFTCDAIVTNPDGAPRMRLLRWAVCLMALGYVMSCGTRLYDVPPSSQAAAASESKLAVDPVLPSAQRVQIWLQNVHWSDYFAEPPFVQPPDQEHRKWNYWMMSQRGGTLSYTTFCAGVSVLMYLLFYLACDQFRFHSSFFQTFGTNALAAYVLHEMVGMAVKPFIPKDSPGWYVALGLFVFFLITWTFVRSLEKQKIFLRL; this is encoded by the coding sequence ATGACGGCATCAATGGACTCCTCTTCGGCGATCGCAGAAAAAACCGTGGGCGGCAAACGAATTTTGTCGCTCGATCAATTTCGTGGCTACACCGTGGTTGGCATGTTGTTGGTCAATTTCTTGGCCAGCTTTTCCGTTTCACCCACCGTTCTGAAACATCATCACGACTATTGCAGTTATGCCGACACGATCATGCCGCAATTTTTGTTTGCGGTTGGCTTTGCATTCCGTCTGACTTTCGGGCGTCGTGTGCAACGCGATGGTGCGGTCGCGGCAAACCTGCGGATGGTGCGGCGATTGTTGGGGCTGATGTTGGTGTCGGTGGTCATATACAACGTTTCGCCCCCGGCCTCAACGTGGTCGGAATTGGTGGCCTTGGGCCCGAGCGGGATACTGCCGGAATTGCTGAAACGCAGCTGGTTCCAAACGCTCATGCATATTGCCGTCACGACGCTGTGGATATTGCCCGTGATCGCGGCGAGCACCAAAGTGCGAATTTTGTGGGTCCTTGGCAGCGCAGCGCTGCACGTGTTGCTCTCGTATTGGTTCAACTACGAATGGGTCAACACCAGTCCCAACGGCATTGATGGCGGCCCATTGGCTTTCCTAACGTGGTCGGTTCCCACGATGATGGGCACTTTTACGTGTGACGCGATCGTTACGAACCCCGATGGAGCACCGCGGATGCGACTGTTGCGTTGGGCGGTGTGTCTGATGGCATTGGGCTATGTGATGTCCTGTGGAACGCGGCTGTACGATGTCCCGCCGTCGTCGCAAGCGGCGGCAGCGAGCGAATCGAAACTGGCCGTCGATCCAGTCCTCCCATCGGCTCAACGCGTTCAAATTTGGTTGCAAAATGTTCACTGGAGCGACTATTTCGCTGAACCCCCGTTTGTTCAACCGCCTGACCAAGAACATCGCAAATGGAACTATTGGATGATGAGCCAGCGGGGAGGCACGCTTTCCTATACGACCTTCTGTGCGGGCGTGTCGGTGTTGATGTACCTTTTGTTTTACCTTGCCTGCGATCAATTCCGCTTCCATTCGTCGTTTTTTCAAACGTTTGGCACCAACGCCCTAGCGGCGTACGTGTTGCATGAGATGGTGGGAATGGCGGTGAAACCTTTTATTCCCAAAGACTCGCCAGGCTGGTACGTCGCGTTGGGTTTGTTCGTCTTTTTCCTGATCACATGGACCTTTGTCCGGAGTCTGGAGAAACAGAAGATTTTTCTACGTTTGTAG
- a CDS encoding FAD-dependent oxidoreductase: MTNKANSEQPQTYARNFQRRRFLELCGIGAASAFYPQIAAAAGSHNSNKPLDVDVVVIGGGLGGCAAALAATRMGKRVLLTEPTDWIGGQLSQQGVPPDEHHNIETFGCTPSYRQFRENVRDYYRRNYPLTEAAKKNPRLNPGNGSVSRLCHEPRVAVAVLDAMLAPAVSSGRLTILLNTQPIKAEVEGDRVRSVTLATDQGQELHVAAPYFIDASEQGDLLPLTNTEYVTGAESKQETGEAHAPEKAAPDNIQSFTWCFAIDHIDGADHTIAKPDQYDFWKDHTPDLTPPWSGKLLSLRYSKPNTLKPHDLAFVPPTKAGPPQKTKALNLWLYRRIIDPANFLPGTYDSGVTIVNWPQNDYMLGNIITGGEQEIAKHLEGSRQLSLSLLYWLQTEAPRPDGGTGWKGLRLRKDIMGTADGLAKYPYIRESRRIQAEFTVLEQHLSRADRKARLKNASDKVKAASFHDSVGIGYYHLDLHPSSGGDNYIDFSSVPFQIPLGSLIPRRIENLIAGCKNIGTTHLSNGCYRLHPVEWSIGEAAGALAAHCLDQRESPRGIRNRSQALSQFQHTLKGQGFELEWPA, encoded by the coding sequence ATGACTAACAAAGCTAACTCCGAACAACCCCAGACGTATGCTCGCAATTTTCAGCGCCGTCGCTTCCTTGAATTGTGTGGCATTGGCGCGGCATCCGCGTTTTATCCGCAGATTGCTGCTGCGGCAGGTTCCCACAATTCCAACAAACCACTTGATGTCGATGTCGTCGTCATCGGCGGAGGTCTCGGAGGTTGTGCTGCCGCGCTCGCTGCAACGCGGATGGGGAAACGAGTGCTGTTGACAGAGCCGACCGACTGGATCGGGGGACAACTCAGCCAACAAGGCGTGCCCCCAGACGAACATCACAATATTGAGACGTTCGGCTGTACTCCCAGCTACCGTCAATTTCGTGAAAACGTCCGGGATTATTATCGCAGGAATTACCCGCTCACCGAAGCCGCTAAAAAGAACCCTCGACTCAACCCCGGAAACGGAAGTGTATCGCGATTGTGCCATGAACCACGCGTCGCAGTTGCCGTGTTGGACGCCATGCTGGCTCCTGCCGTAAGCAGCGGCCGCTTGACCATTTTGCTCAATACACAACCGATCAAAGCCGAGGTCGAAGGGGACCGAGTTCGCTCGGTAACCCTAGCCACCGATCAAGGTCAGGAACTTCACGTTGCCGCTCCGTATTTCATCGACGCCAGTGAGCAAGGCGACTTGTTGCCGCTTACAAACACGGAGTACGTCACCGGCGCCGAGTCAAAGCAAGAAACCGGAGAAGCCCATGCGCCCGAAAAAGCCGCTCCCGATAACATTCAATCGTTCACATGGTGTTTCGCAATCGACCACATCGATGGCGCGGATCACACCATCGCCAAGCCCGATCAGTACGACTTCTGGAAAGATCACACGCCAGACTTGACTCCACCTTGGTCCGGAAAGCTTCTTTCTCTGCGGTATTCCAAACCCAATACACTCAAACCACACGATCTCGCCTTCGTTCCACCGACAAAGGCCGGCCCGCCGCAGAAAACCAAAGCATTGAATCTGTGGCTCTACCGGCGCATCATCGATCCCGCAAATTTTCTCCCCGGCACATATGACAGTGGTGTGACAATTGTCAATTGGCCACAGAACGATTACATGCTGGGAAATATCATCACGGGCGGAGAGCAAGAAATTGCCAAGCATCTAGAAGGCTCTCGGCAACTTAGTTTGTCGCTGCTTTATTGGTTGCAAACCGAAGCGCCGCGACCGGATGGCGGCACCGGTTGGAAAGGACTTCGCTTGCGCAAAGACATCATGGGTACCGCAGATGGTCTCGCCAAATATCCCTACATTCGCGAGTCTCGCCGCATTCAAGCGGAGTTCACGGTACTGGAGCAACATCTCTCACGGGCCGACCGCAAAGCACGACTCAAGAATGCATCGGATAAAGTCAAGGCCGCTTCATTTCACGATTCCGTTGGAATTGGCTACTACCATTTGGACCTCCACCCCAGCTCGGGAGGCGACAACTACATCGACTTCTCCAGTGTCCCCTTTCAGATTCCACTTGGTTCTCTGATCCCACGGCGAATCGAGAATTTGATTGCCGGCTGCAAAAACATTGGCACCACTCACCTCAGCAACGGATGTTATCGATTGCATCCAGTTGAATGGAGTATTGGAGAAGCGGCTGGTGCGTTGGCCGCTCATTGCTTGGACCAACGGGAGAGTCCCCGCGGCATTCGCAACCGTTCCCAAGCCCTCTCCCAATTCCAGCACACGCTCAAAGGTCAAGGCTTTGAACTGGAGTGGCCCGCGTAA
- a CDS encoding heparan-alpha-glucosaminide N-acetyltransferase domain-containing protein, with protein MSVSAATTSPPLSPTSRVVSMDQFRGYAVAGMFVVNFLGGLAVTHQVLKHNNTHFSWADSIMPGFLFACGFSYRLSVLRKIPKLGRPAVWLGIAKRSLGLVLLSLVLYGLGSSFDSWQAIDAASVQSFAAEMLKADLWEVLAIIGVVQLLLLPVVELSWRLRLVIAIVLSLSHIALSGWFNYWFVYGQPNWFDELLGTTGRRAWDGGCFGLISWGVVMLAGTLAYDLMSTQTVRRAASTLVVWGIALMGIGYAASCLTTLYQVDDQYRAPVESEIDSKFATSPVIPPWENAEGRSWSSLLAEAPFFEPPGTDQRKLNYWMMDKRVVTQSFVWFSTGFTCLVYAVFVLLCDLGTLRVGLFTLFGQNALVAYAIHHPVAEMVLQVVPKDSPVWWATAGMCLFYLITWLFVVAFVNMFSGSAGKPSSGSSA; from the coding sequence ATGTCTGTCTCAGCCGCCACAACTTCGCCGCCGCTTTCGCCGACGTCCCGTGTCGTTTCAATGGATCAATTTCGTGGCTATGCGGTCGCGGGGATGTTTGTCGTGAACTTTCTGGGCGGACTTGCGGTCACGCACCAGGTGCTCAAGCACAACAATACGCACTTCAGCTGGGCCGACTCGATCATGCCCGGATTTCTGTTCGCTTGCGGTTTTTCGTATCGCTTGTCGGTATTACGCAAGATTCCCAAACTGGGACGCCCGGCCGTCTGGCTGGGGATCGCGAAACGCTCGCTGGGCTTGGTGTTGTTGTCGTTGGTGCTGTATGGACTAGGGAGCAGCTTCGATTCATGGCAAGCAATTGATGCCGCTTCGGTGCAATCGTTCGCCGCTGAAATGTTGAAGGCCGACCTCTGGGAAGTGTTAGCCATCATCGGTGTGGTGCAATTGTTGTTGTTACCGGTGGTCGAACTTTCCTGGCGTCTGCGATTGGTAATAGCGATCGTATTATCGCTCAGTCATATCGCGTTATCGGGCTGGTTTAATTATTGGTTTGTGTACGGCCAACCCAACTGGTTCGATGAGCTGTTGGGGACCACCGGTCGCCGCGCATGGGACGGTGGCTGTTTTGGCCTCATCAGCTGGGGCGTCGTGATGCTGGCGGGCACGTTGGCGTACGATCTGATGTCGACGCAAACCGTTCGTCGCGCCGCGTCGACGCTCGTGGTGTGGGGCATTGCGTTGATGGGCATCGGATACGCCGCTTCCTGTCTGACAACGCTTTACCAGGTGGACGACCAATATCGCGCTCCGGTGGAGAGTGAAATCGACAGCAAATTTGCCACGTCCCCCGTAATCCCACCGTGGGAAAACGCAGAGGGGCGGTCTTGGAGTTCGCTATTGGCCGAAGCACCGTTTTTTGAGCCGCCGGGAACCGACCAGCGGAAATTGAACTACTGGATGATGGACAAACGCGTCGTGACACAAAGCTTCGTCTGGTTTTCCACAGGCTTTACCTGTTTGGTTTACGCAGTCTTTGTGTTGCTATGCGACTTGGGAACCCTGCGTGTGGGGCTGTTTACCTTGTTTGGACAAAATGCGCTCGTCGCGTATGCGATCCATCACCCGGTTGCCGAGATGGTCTTGCAGGTCGTGCCCAAGGACTCTCCCGTCTGGTGGGCGACCGCGGGAATGTGCCTCTTCTATCTGATCACGTGGTTATTTGTGGTTGCCTTTGTGAACATGTTCTCTGGTTCCGCTGGCAAGCCATCGTCGGGCTCATCTGCCTAA
- a CDS encoding DUF1501 domain-containing protein — protein MTTRPLPNCDGITRRDGLKLGLQGLIAGGLAGALRATSAQASQAQPSTLKKQADACILIWMDGGPSHYETFDPKPEAPIEIRGKFEPIATQTPGIYFSEPMKRLAAISDDLAIVRSIRHDQGNHGAGNHYMMTGAPTRIPVGCGAFVSFHPSLGSVVSHQIGAPDGIPAYFSIPSMSRSGGPNFLGAKHAPFVVPDNPNSEKFRVRDVTIPNGLTDARFASRQQIRKEIDKLMRIKDAAAADPVMAADEFYAQGMELVSSPQSQAAFDIHAEPDSVRDAYGRNAFGQQALLARRLVSAGVPFVTLAQGGWDHHRDLFNAYDKKMPSFEATIAALVSDLKDRGMLERTLVIALGEFGRTPKINKDGGRDHWSNAMSVMFAGGGTSGGQVIGATDRHGYAAVERVLAPENFVSTVYRKLGIDPGQMLNSPEGRPVHLVSDETPISELMS, from the coding sequence ATGACGACACGCCCCCTGCCGAACTGTGACGGCATCACTCGCCGCGACGGACTGAAACTCGGATTGCAAGGCTTGATCGCCGGAGGTCTCGCCGGTGCGCTGCGTGCAACTTCGGCTCAGGCCAGCCAAGCGCAACCGTCGACACTCAAAAAACAAGCCGATGCGTGCATCTTGATTTGGATGGATGGAGGCCCGAGTCACTACGAGACATTTGACCCGAAACCCGAAGCACCCATCGAAATTCGTGGTAAGTTCGAGCCGATCGCCACGCAAACCCCCGGAATTTACTTTTCGGAACCGATGAAGCGTTTGGCCGCGATCTCGGATGATTTGGCAATCGTCCGTTCGATCCGACATGACCAAGGTAACCATGGTGCGGGAAATCATTACATGATGACTGGGGCGCCAACACGAATTCCGGTTGGTTGTGGCGCGTTTGTCAGTTTTCACCCCAGTCTAGGGAGCGTGGTGTCGCACCAGATCGGTGCCCCCGACGGCATCCCCGCCTACTTTTCGATCCCCAGCATGTCGCGTTCGGGCGGTCCCAATTTTCTCGGTGCCAAACATGCCCCCTTTGTCGTCCCCGATAATCCAAATAGCGAGAAGTTTCGGGTTCGTGACGTCACGATTCCCAACGGCTTGACCGACGCGCGTTTTGCGTCACGCCAACAGATTCGTAAGGAAATCGATAAACTGATGCGGATCAAGGACGCAGCCGCGGCCGATCCGGTGATGGCGGCAGATGAGTTTTATGCTCAAGGGATGGAATTGGTCAGCAGCCCGCAATCGCAAGCTGCCTTTGACATTCACGCCGAGCCCGACAGCGTTCGCGACGCCTACGGTCGCAATGCCTTCGGTCAACAAGCGTTGCTGGCGCGTCGCTTGGTTAGCGCTGGCGTGCCCTTTGTCACGCTTGCGCAAGGCGGCTGGGATCACCACCGCGACCTGTTCAATGCGTATGACAAAAAGATGCCCTCCTTCGAGGCCACGATCGCAGCGTTGGTGTCGGATCTCAAGGACCGTGGCATGCTCGAGCGGACATTAGTGATCGCGTTGGGTGAATTCGGACGCACGCCGAAGATCAATAAAGACGGTGGTCGAGATCATTGGTCCAATGCGATGAGTGTGATGTTTGCGGGCGGCGGAACATCGGGAGGCCAAGTCATTGGTGCAACCGATCGCCATGGTTACGCCGCGGTCGAACGGGTGCTGGCTCCCGAGAATTTTGTCTCGACCGTCTATCGCAAACTCGGTATCGATCCTGGGCAAATGTTGAATTCACCTGAAGGCCGACCTGTGCATTTGGTCAGCGACGAGACGCCGATTTCGGAATTGATGAGCTGA
- a CDS encoding DUF1559 domain-containing protein: protein MFNGAGTRSRRAGFTLVELLVVIAIIGVLVGLLLPAVQSAREAARRMQCSNNMKQLGLALHNFHDVYKAFPMGDSPRAASDGYMYVRSHAMVSLLPFLEQSAMQDVPDVQDDWYGAAENSDIDRTVLPAAICPSATNGPLNPVALWGPAGDEIHSPSVGVPEFAAMHYAFCKGVTDAWAVDWDRADQNAAGFVLAADGRPQRGSKKGYLNGPIPASEKGMFNRALKVRFAEITDGTSNTFAMGEAAGGDAWPLCRGVNCTDPVFNGERFPANSGWLIGQPGDEDQPNVLGTNAFGCTMERLNKWPVTDSYMALGGDRASQQRDTRSSANGGLNSTSNFRSQHPGGGMFVLADGSVRFVSESIDMTIYRNSSTIAGGEIVTEF, encoded by the coding sequence ATGTTCAATGGCGCAGGTACTCGTTCGCGCAGGGCTGGTTTCACCCTTGTCGAACTCTTAGTGGTGATTGCAATCATCGGTGTTTTAGTTGGCTTATTATTGCCAGCGGTTCAATCGGCTCGTGAAGCCGCACGTCGAATGCAGTGCAGCAACAACATGAAGCAACTGGGATTGGCGTTGCACAATTTCCACGATGTTTACAAAGCGTTCCCGATGGGCGATTCGCCTCGTGCTGCAAGCGACGGTTACATGTATGTGCGATCGCATGCGATGGTTTCGCTGCTGCCTTTTCTCGAACAGTCAGCGATGCAGGATGTCCCCGACGTGCAGGATGACTGGTACGGTGCGGCAGAGAATTCAGACATCGATAGAACGGTACTTCCCGCAGCGATCTGTCCCTCGGCCACCAATGGCCCCTTAAATCCTGTCGCATTATGGGGACCTGCGGGCGACGAGATTCATAGCCCGAGTGTGGGCGTCCCTGAGTTTGCGGCGATGCATTACGCATTCTGCAAAGGGGTGACCGATGCCTGGGCAGTCGATTGGGATCGCGCCGACCAAAACGCTGCGGGTTTTGTCTTGGCTGCCGATGGTCGGCCTCAGCGGGGTAGCAAGAAAGGCTATCTCAACGGGCCGATTCCCGCCTCAGAAAAAGGGATGTTCAATCGCGCATTGAAGGTGCGATTTGCGGAGATCACCGATGGCACAAGCAACACCTTTGCGATGGGTGAGGCAGCGGGGGGCGACGCATGGCCGTTGTGTCGCGGCGTAAACTGCACCGATCCAGTATTTAACGGCGAACGTTTTCCAGCCAACTCAGGTTGGTTGATCGGCCAGCCTGGAGATGAGGATCAACCTAACGTGCTGGGTACCAACGCCTTCGGTTGCACGATGGAACGGCTCAACAAGTGGCCAGTCACCGACAGCTACATGGCGTTAGGAGGAGACCGAGCGTCGCAGCAACGCGATACAAGGAGCAGCGCCAATGGAGGGCTCAACAGCACCTCGAACTTCCGCAGCCAGCATCCTGGTGGCGGAATGTTTGTGTTGGCCGACGGTTCGGTGCGATTTGTCAGCGAATCGATCGATATGACGATTTATCGCAACAGCTCAACGATCGCGGGCGGCGAAATTGTCACCGAGTTCTAA
- a CDS encoding serine protease: protein MSSTASAQVKLDRFYPPVVSVGGKTVVKAEGKFPNWPAKAVVDRDDVEVVVEKESGQLSVNLSSDVAPGVVWVRLVDDTSASKLVPLLIAPMTAVAEVEPNQKISEATAVNLPTVVYGRLAKSNDIDTFRVNLKKGQTFIASMLAHRPLQSPMDAVMQLVDQRGNVLAQADDDRGLDPQLVYEASEDRELFVRTFAFPETPNSTIGYAGSDSFVYAIRMTNDVFVDHALPLVVPPNHSPSNSVAYGWNMAAKVDLNQTAATKQSPQIAHVPSALGWQWQTTLPQDAIVVQETDGDDAAHAPSLPCIFSGHITEPNQTDRLRFKVKASTRYEAVVHSRAFGFPLIALRRVINVADGSELARNDDLARDQFPAVVAFSSKVEGEVELQISDLVDGHSARHAYSVVISEASATVELTVAEDHFAINKEGSIEIPVTVSRKHGFDKELTITAEGLPEGIKAEPVVSQVKGDSSKSVKLKLVADKNVTYQGPFRIIASVGSTEDGSPLASFTATHALQEPITIHEFWLTVAAAKD, encoded by the coding sequence GTGTCTTCCACTGCATCGGCACAAGTTAAACTCGATCGCTTCTACCCGCCGGTGGTTTCCGTCGGTGGTAAAACCGTCGTCAAAGCGGAAGGGAAATTCCCAAACTGGCCTGCCAAAGCCGTGGTCGATCGCGACGATGTGGAAGTGGTTGTCGAAAAAGAGTCGGGGCAGCTCAGCGTGAATTTGTCCTCCGATGTGGCGCCCGGGGTTGTCTGGGTTCGCTTGGTGGATGACACGTCCGCGTCGAAGCTCGTGCCGCTGTTGATCGCGCCGATGACGGCGGTCGCGGAGGTCGAGCCAAACCAAAAAATCAGCGAGGCAACGGCGGTCAATTTGCCCACCGTGGTCTACGGGCGGCTGGCGAAATCCAATGACATCGATACCTTTCGCGTCAATCTTAAAAAGGGACAAACGTTCATCGCATCGATGCTCGCCCATCGCCCGCTGCAATCCCCGATGGATGCCGTGATGCAGTTGGTCGATCAACGCGGCAACGTACTCGCTCAAGCGGATGATGATCGTGGTCTCGATCCACAGCTCGTCTACGAAGCCAGCGAAGACCGTGAGCTCTTTGTGCGGACGTTTGCCTTTCCGGAAACTCCCAACAGCACGATTGGATATGCCGGGTCCGATTCGTTTGTTTACGCCATTCGTATGACGAACGACGTTTTTGTTGATCATGCGTTGCCGCTCGTCGTCCCACCGAATCATTCCCCGTCTAACAGTGTCGCGTACGGTTGGAATATGGCTGCTAAAGTCGATCTCAATCAAACCGCGGCAACGAAGCAATCGCCGCAGATCGCACATGTTCCCTCGGCACTCGGTTGGCAATGGCAAACGACGCTTCCGCAAGATGCGATTGTGGTACAAGAAACCGACGGTGACGATGCGGCCCACGCCCCGTCACTGCCTTGTATCTTTTCAGGCCATATCACTGAGCCTAACCAGACCGATCGGTTGCGTTTCAAAGTGAAGGCATCGACACGCTACGAAGCGGTTGTGCATTCACGAGCATTCGGGTTTCCGCTTATCGCCCTACGTCGCGTGATCAACGTTGCCGACGGCAGCGAGCTGGCGAGGAACGACGATTTGGCTCGCGACCAATTTCCCGCCGTAGTCGCGTTTAGCTCCAAAGTTGAGGGTGAAGTGGAGTTGCAGATCTCGGATCTTGTCGACGGTCATAGCGCCCGCCACGCCTATAGCGTCGTGATCAGCGAAGCGTCCGCAACGGTAGAATTGACCGTCGCCGAGGATCACTTTGCAATCAATAAAGAGGGTAGCATCGAGATTCCAGTGACGGTCTCGCGAAAGCATGGCTTCGACAAAGAGCTAACGATCACCGCGGAAGGCTTACCTGAGGGGATCAAAGCCGAGCCCGTAGTGTCGCAGGTGAAAGGTGACAGCTCCAAGTCCGTCAAACTGAAGCTTGTCGCGGACAAAAACGTCACCTATCAAGGCCCCTTCCGGATCATCGCCAGTGTCGGATCAACCGAGGACGGCTCGCCCCTAGCCTCGTTCACGGCAACTCACGCATTGCAAGAGCCGATCACGATCCATGAGTTCTGGCTAACCGTCGCCGCAGCCAAGGATTGA